In Blastopirellula sediminis, the following proteins share a genomic window:
- a CDS encoding 2-isopropylmalate synthase, whose translation MSNQRTIKIFDTTLRDGEQSPGASMNLPEKMEIAQALVDLGVDIIEAGFPIASPGDFEAVHEIASNIRGATICGLARCNDRDIDRAWEALKTAKSPRIHVFLATSAIHREFKLKMTPDEIVARAIEGVSRAAGYCDDVEFSPEDAARTEPDFLCRVVEAAIKAGATTVNIPDTVGYATPSHMGRVISDLVKRVPNIGDAVISVHCHNDLGLAVANSLAAVEAGAGQIECTINGIGERAGNCALEEIVMAMRTRNDYYNVATHINTERLVPTSRLVSSVTGMQVQRNKAIVGRNAFAHESGIHQDGMLKEPTTYEIMRPEDVGFAKTDLVLGKHSGRAALADRAKGLGYHLSGEQLQVVFEQFKELADKKKDIYDGDISALCEQQIRGSDLTKEWSLVSFEVSSGTKRKPNVKMTLKHAGEEHSAEVSEGDGPIDAAFWAVERITGVKLNCKDFQVRSATLGRDAQGTVIVDIEHEGAIFRGRGVSTDTVESTVLAILDAVNRICWKAAKPAAANS comes from the coding sequence ATGTCCAACCAACGCACCATCAAGATCTTTGACACTACGCTCCGTGACGGCGAACAATCTCCCGGCGCCAGCATGAACTTGCCCGAAAAGATGGAGATCGCCCAGGCCCTGGTCGACCTGGGAGTCGACATCATCGAGGCCGGCTTCCCGATCGCTTCGCCCGGCGACTTTGAAGCGGTTCATGAGATCGCCAGCAACATCCGCGGCGCGACGATCTGCGGTTTGGCTCGTTGCAACGATCGTGACATCGATCGCGCTTGGGAAGCGTTGAAAACGGCCAAGTCGCCGCGGATCCACGTCTTCCTCGCCACCAGCGCCATCCACCGCGAGTTCAAGCTGAAGATGACGCCGGACGAAATCGTCGCCCGGGCGATTGAAGGGGTTTCGCGAGCGGCCGGCTATTGCGACGACGTTGAGTTCTCGCCGGAAGACGCCGCTCGGACCGAGCCGGACTTCCTCTGCCGAGTCGTTGAAGCGGCGATCAAAGCGGGAGCCACTACCGTCAACATTCCGGACACCGTCGGCTATGCCACGCCGTCGCACATGGGCCGCGTCATCAGCGACCTGGTCAAACGGGTACCGAACATCGGCGACGCGGTCATCTCGGTTCACTGCCACAACGACCTCGGCCTGGCGGTCGCCAACAGCCTGGCGGCGGTCGAAGCAGGCGCCGGTCAGATCGAATGCACGATCAACGGCATCGGCGAACGTGCCGGCAACTGCGCCTTGGAAGAAATCGTGATGGCGATGCGCACGCGCAACGACTATTACAACGTCGCGACCCACATCAATACCGAGCGTCTCGTTCCGACCAGCCGTTTGGTCTCGAGCGTTACCGGCATGCAGGTTCAGCGCAACAAGGCGATCGTCGGTCGCAACGCGTTCGCCCATGAGTCAGGCATTCACCAAGACGGCATGTTGAAAGAGCCGACCACCTACGAAATCATGCGTCCCGAAGACGTCGGTTTCGCCAAGACCGATCTGGTGCTCGGCAAACATAGCGGTCGCGCCGCGTTGGCCGATCGTGCGAAAGGCCTCGGTTATCACCTCAGCGGCGAGCAGTTGCAGGTCGTCTTCGAGCAGTTCAAAGAACTGGCCGACAAGAAGAAAGACATCTACGACGGCGATATCTCAGCTCTCTGCGAACAGCAGATCCGCGGCAGCGACCTGACGAAAGAATGGTCCCTCGTCTCCTTCGAAGTTTCTTCCGGAACGAAGCGTAAGCCGAACGTCAAAATGACGCTGAAGCACGCCGGCGAAGAACACTCGGCCGAGGTCTCGGAAGGAGACGGTCCGATCGACGCCGCGTTTTGGGCGGTCGAACGGATCACCGGCGTGAAGCTGAACTGCAAAGACTTCCAGGTTCGTAGCGCCACCTTAGGCCGCGACGCTCAAGGAACCGTGATCGTCGACATCGAGCACGAAGGAGCGATCTTCCGTGGTCGCGGCGTTTCGACCGACACCGTCGAATCGACCGTCCTGGCGATCCTCGACGCGGTCAATCGCATCTGCTGGAAAGCGGCCAAACCGGCAGCCGCCAATTCGTAA
- a CDS encoding tetratricopeptide repeat protein → MDSQNSSSEWWSALGFALLLTLVVAIAYSNSYDGEFVLDDAAFLDLEQEPNLANLPARLSAVAAGNIRSVGNLGFTLNYLLIGDTPTAFHIGNFLVHLATALVLFDLLRRLLTAPYFQDRYTSVATPLAFSIALIWAVHPLATMGVTYLIQRYESQSALFYLLTLYCVTRCCLADDWRWGIASIATCFLAMGTKESAISAPLIAIALDRAVFAASWRELFRKRGWAYAGMLVVTSYVAVNLLPAFQVGTSHNVAVAGNDPVTRWEYLCTESQVITHYLRLAIFPYPLCFDYEWPIARNFSDYAASGIFVVMLLGATFYSLWRWPPIGVVGLTFFFILAPSSSFVPIADPAFEYRMYLPLACVVLLAVIGGYELWRRYASDESVVVRYLPIAAVSLVTILFVGMTLQRNRIYRSAETVWRSVVELRPGHIRANHNLAMILKGEGRVGEALAVLENSRRQTADNSGSAAALDIELAEIAVWEGNVAISERYFRQAIEELEKLDENSSETLRLNAEAHIGLGALKQQLGDHTTASEMLIAATELRPGLYPEAYGMAGVSLRELGKLDEAKRQLQQAAQLTSPDQPWRRELAIVQFQQGELKAAADAFEDWREIHPEDLEITLRLAWLRAAAEPDDVRDPAAAKQLAESLIAQLGPQQQLLDLAATVLAAEGNYAEATRLCKSAIAQQRDGGPDLAPIEARLQLFERKRPFRSAEPSELF, encoded by the coding sequence ATGGATAGTCAGAATTCGTCCTCCGAGTGGTGGAGCGCTCTTGGGTTCGCCCTGCTGCTGACGCTGGTCGTCGCGATCGCCTATAGCAACAGCTATGACGGCGAGTTCGTCTTGGATGACGCCGCGTTTCTCGACCTTGAGCAAGAGCCGAATCTGGCGAACTTGCCGGCGCGACTTTCCGCGGTCGCTGCGGGAAATATCCGCTCGGTCGGCAATCTTGGCTTTACGCTCAACTACTTGTTGATCGGCGATACGCCGACTGCGTTTCATATCGGCAACTTTCTAGTCCATCTGGCGACGGCGCTGGTGTTGTTCGACCTGCTGCGACGACTGTTGACGGCGCCTTACTTTCAAGATCGCTACACGTCCGTGGCGACGCCGCTGGCCTTTTCGATCGCCCTGATCTGGGCCGTTCATCCCCTCGCGACGATGGGGGTGACCTATCTGATTCAAAGGTATGAATCGCAATCGGCCCTCTTCTATCTATTGACGCTCTACTGCGTGACCCGCTGCTGCCTGGCCGATGATTGGCGGTGGGGCATCGCTTCGATCGCAACGTGCTTTCTGGCGATGGGAACGAAAGAATCGGCCATTTCCGCGCCGTTGATCGCGATCGCGCTTGATCGTGCGGTCTTCGCCGCCAGTTGGCGCGAACTGTTTCGCAAGCGTGGCTGGGCGTATGCCGGGATGCTGGTCGTCACCTCCTACGTCGCTGTGAATCTGCTGCCGGCATTTCAAGTAGGGACGTCGCACAACGTCGCCGTTGCAGGCAACGACCCGGTGACCCGCTGGGAATACCTTTGCACCGAGTCGCAAGTCATCACGCACTATCTGCGACTTGCGATCTTTCCGTATCCGCTTTGCTTCGACTACGAGTGGCCCATCGCACGTAACTTCAGCGACTACGCGGCGAGCGGCATTTTTGTCGTCATGTTATTGGGAGCGACCTTCTATTCGCTGTGGCGCTGGCCGCCGATCGGCGTCGTCGGGCTGACCTTCTTTTTCATCCTCGCCCCTTCCAGCAGTTTCGTACCGATCGCCGATCCGGCGTTCGAGTATCGGATGTACTTGCCGCTGGCCTGCGTTGTGCTGTTGGCGGTCATCGGCGGGTACGAGCTGTGGCGTCGGTATGCGTCGGACGAAAGCGTGGTGGTACGTTACCTGCCGATCGCTGCGGTTTCGCTCGTGACGATCCTGTTCGTTGGCATGACGCTCCAGCGCAATCGGATCTACCGTTCGGCGGAAACGGTCTGGCGGAGCGTTGTTGAGCTTCGCCCTGGTCATATTCGCGCCAATCACAACTTGGCGATGATCCTGAAAGGGGAAGGACGGGTTGGCGAAGCGCTGGCCGTCTTGGAAAACTCACGCCGGCAAACGGCCGACAACTCGGGAAGTGCGGCGGCGCTCGATATCGAACTCGCGGAGATCGCCGTCTGGGAAGGAAACGTCGCCATCTCCGAGCGTTACTTTCGCCAGGCGATCGAAGAGCTCGAGAAACTGGACGAGAACAGCAGCGAGACGCTCCGTCTCAATGCAGAAGCCCACATCGGCCTGGGCGCTTTGAAGCAGCAGCTTGGCGATCATACGACCGCGTCTGAAATGCTGATCGCCGCCACCGAACTGCGACCGGGACTCTATCCCGAGGCGTACGGCATGGCGGGCGTTTCGCTGCGTGAACTGGGAAAGCTCGACGAAGCGAAGCGACAGTTGCAGCAAGCCGCACAGCTAACTAGCCCCGATCAGCCATGGCGACGCGAGCTGGCGATCGTCCAATTTCAGCAAGGGGAGCTGAAAGCGGCGGCCGACGCATTTGAGGATTGGCGCGAAATCCACCCTGAAGACCTGGAAATTACCCTGCGTTTGGCTTGGCTGCGAGCGGCGGCCGAGCCGGATGACGTGCGCGATCCAGCCGCCGCAAAACAATTGGCCGAGTCGCTGATCGCTCAGTTAGGACCGCAACAGCAATTGCTCGATCTGGCGGCGACGGTTTTAGCCGCAGAAGGAAATTACGCCGAGGCGACGCGTCTCTGCAAAAGCGCGATCGCCCAGCAGCGCGATGGCGGTCCCGATCTGGCGCCGATCGAAGCGCGACTGCAATTGTTTGAACGGAAGCGTCCCTTTCGTTCGGCGGAGCCGAGTGAACTTTTCTAA
- a CDS encoding pyridoxamine 5'-phosphate oxidase family protein gives MTNKPERQQVIDTLRGLIDNIRHAMLVTTDSEGQLRSRPMCTAGHKFDGDIWFVTCADDPKVGEIAAHPQVNVCYGSPTHDDFVSLSGSAEIVKDRKKIEALWNDHLNDWFPDGFETPNLALIRVDVHEAEYWKHHSRGMKGMVRSLFTKRIAEDHERITWEEHAAIST, from the coding sequence ATGACCAACAAACCAGAAAGACAACAGGTGATTGATACGCTGCGAGGCCTGATCGACAACATCCGGCACGCGATGTTGGTCACGACCGACAGCGAGGGGCAACTGCGTAGCCGCCCGATGTGCACCGCGGGCCACAAGTTCGACGGCGACATTTGGTTCGTCACCTGCGCTGACGATCCCAAGGTTGGCGAAATCGCCGCCCACCCACAGGTCAACGTCTGTTACGGTTCGCCGACGCACGACGACTTCGTTTCGTTATCGGGCAGCGCCGAGATCGTGAAAGACCGCAAAAAGATTGAAGCCCTCTGGAATGATCACCTCAACGATTGGTTCCCGGACGGATTTGAGACGCCGAACTTGGCGCTAATTCGGGTCGACGTCCATGAAGCCGAATATTGGAAACATCATTCCCGCGGCATGAAAGGGATGGTTCGCTCGCTCTTCACCAAGCGAATCGCAGAAGATCACGAACGGATCACCTGGGAAGAGCACGCAGCGATTTCGACGTAG
- a CDS encoding DUF420 domain-containing protein, translated as MLTLIAQNYGFLPTRGSVMLDFVFLAMFAVIVIMGISIALVRFRRMYNLHKWLQITLGVVLLLAVVAFEVDMRFFTNWRELAEPSPYYASGTVDWSLYIHLAFAIPTPLLWIYVIVMAVRKFPAPVMPNSYSNSHKFWARIAAIGMTMTAVTGWIFYYLGFVAS; from the coding sequence ATGCTCACGCTGATCGCGCAAAACTATGGATTTCTGCCGACCCGTGGTTCGGTGATGCTCGACTTCGTCTTTCTGGCGATGTTCGCCGTCATTGTGATCATGGGAATCAGCATTGCGCTGGTTCGTTTTCGGCGGATGTACAACCTCCACAAGTGGTTGCAAATCACGCTTGGCGTGGTGTTGCTGTTGGCGGTGGTCGCATTCGAGGTCGATATGCGGTTCTTCACCAACTGGCGCGAGTTGGCGGAGCCTTCTCCTTATTACGCGTCAGGGACGGTCGACTGGAGTCTCTACATCCACCTGGCGTTTGCGATTCCGACGCCGCTGCTCTGGATCTACGTGATCGTGATGGCGGTTCGCAAGTTCCCAGCGCCAGTGATGCCGAATAGCTATAGCAACTCGCACAAGTTCTGGGCGCGGATCGCGGCGATCGGCATGACGATGACCGCGGTGACTGGGTGGATCTTTTACTACTTGGGCTTTGTGGCGTCGTAG
- a CDS encoding class I SAM-dependent methyltransferase has translation MPDQHQQTNQSFYDRISGAYDFIADSNEHKAREMGQNNLGLQPGARVLEIGFGTGNSLIDLAKLVGPTGKVIGVDISPGMKKVAEEKISKTDVADQIELHIGDARNLDFPPGSFDAAFMSFTLELFDAADIPLVLGEMLKALKPGGKIGVVSMATVKTGDKASVLEKTYIWMHQHFPHIVDCQPIDVVTLVADAGFQIEKEIDMEIWSMPVRAAIGVKPA, from the coding sequence ATGCCCGATCAACACCAGCAAACGAACCAATCGTTCTATGACCGCATCAGCGGCGCCTACGACTTTATCGCCGACTCCAACGAGCACAAAGCTCGCGAGATGGGGCAGAATAATCTCGGCTTGCAGCCAGGCGCCCGAGTCTTGGAAATCGGGTTCGGCACCGGCAACTCGCTGATCGATCTGGCCAAGCTGGTCGGTCCAACCGGCAAAGTGATCGGCGTCGATATTTCGCCCGGCATGAAAAAAGTGGCGGAAGAAAAGATCTCCAAGACCGACGTCGCCGATCAGATCGAACTGCACATCGGCGACGCGCGAAACCTTGACTTCCCGCCGGGCAGCTTTGACGCCGCCTTCATGAGCTTCACGCTGGAACTGTTTGACGCGGCGGACATTCCGCTGGTGCTGGGCGAAATGTTGAAGGCGCTGAAGCCCGGCGGCAAGATCGGCGTCGTCTCGATGGCGACGGTCAAAACCGGCGACAAAGCGAGCGTGCTCGAAAAGACCTACATCTGGATGCACCAGCACTTCCCGCACATTGTCGATTGCCAGCCGATCGACGTGGTGACCCTCGTCGCCGACGCCGGCTTCCAGATCGAAAAAGAAATCGATATGGAAATCTGGTCGATGCCGGTCCGAGCCGCAATCGGCGTCAAACCCGCGTAG
- a CDS encoding cupin domain-containing protein, translating to MQIADLFANVPADLPAELFETLLETESLRIERIVSHAHASEPDFWYDQDEHEWVLLLQGAARLELEGESEPIELRAGQAILLPAHQRHRVAWTTAEESTIWLAVFYR from the coding sequence ATGCAAATCGCAGACCTCTTTGCCAACGTGCCGGCCGATCTCCCTGCCGAGTTGTTCGAGACGCTTTTAGAAACTGAGTCGCTGCGCATCGAACGAATCGTTTCGCACGCACATGCTTCGGAACCTGATTTCTGGTACGACCAGGACGAGCATGAATGGGTCTTGCTGCTGCAAGGCGCCGCGCGGTTGGAATTGGAAGGAGAAAGCGAACCGATCGAACTTCGCGCAGGTCAGGCGATCTTGCTTCCAGCGCATCAGCGACATCGCGTCGCCTGGACGACGGCGGAGGAATCGACCATCTGGCTGGCGGTTTTTTATCGTTAG